One stretch of Trichomycterus rosablanca isolate fTriRos1 chromosome 3, fTriRos1.hap1, whole genome shotgun sequence DNA includes these proteins:
- the LOC134310053 gene encoding lymphocyte activation gene 3 protein-like has product MDSARPEAKTTIHMISEKTGFVGPVKRLLLCCPVLMPLCLQQDKRCIGSHGEMTEVFAEIDTEAVLPCDVYSPWHQSPAVAWKKITGHGSERTVWRRSKSGLEFRPPGPNQRAYCPHPNFGEANYSLHIERTRDEDAGLYRCLVGETGRKVKDVMLKVVKVLFTPAKVVEGECLTVTCVVTPMLRGSMTLELNGSLKSRTSRHVINKVSQSDSGTWSCLIKGSQAQASASLQVKGIVVPVDNRAVVYAEVGSPITLPCIFSKGLIPYSFSWKRESGETGLPPVLFNSSSPDSSVQWDGSVHIKSVQEEDKGVYRCSGNVKGANGRSMTIERTMQLVTALVRSSYKNDRLTLSCLISSADLVTEYEWIYLSYGVNDTQTMTPVQRSTSNVLIISRADEKPPGAWVCRYYNEKQLLGNVTHPLQMMSGLEGHEKSGNGSKVAIIMCVCFLLLLLPLILLQMYKNHRRRKMILQYPAMETIVHQAATKREFQERSKASEKAKNAPRGEDSSAACV; this is encoded by the exons GGAGCCACGGTGAGATGACTGAGGTGTTTGCAGAAATTGACACAGAAGCGGTGCTGCCATGTGATGTTTACTCCCCATGGCACCAGTCCCCTGCTGTCGCCTGGAAAAAGATTACCGGACA TGGGTCAGAAAGGACAGTGTGGCGCAGGAGCAAGAGCGGCCTTGAATTTCGGCCCCCGGGACCAAATCAACGTGCTTACTGTCCCCATCCGAATTTCGGAGAGGCCAATTACAGCCTTCATATTGAGAGGACAAGGGACGAGGATGCAGGACTTTATCGCTGCTTGGTCGGGGAAACCGGACGAAAAGTCAAGGATGTGATGCTTAAAGTTGTCAAAG TATTGTTTACACCAGCTAAGGTGGTCGAGGGTGAATGTCTGACCGTGACCTGCGTTGTTACTCCGATGCTGCGTGGCAGTATGACGTTAGAACTGAACGGCTCCCTGAAGAGCAGAACATCCAGACATGTGATAAATAAAGTGTCTCAGAGTGACTCAGGAACCTGGAGTTGTCTGATTAAAGGCAGTCAAGCACAAGCATCGGCTTCCCTGCAAGTCAAAG GAATTGTGGTACCTGTGGATAACCGTGCGGTGGTGTATGCAGAGGTGGGCTCTCCCATAACTCTGCCCTGCATCTTCTCCAAAGGTTTAATTCCTTACAGCTTCTCCTGGAagagggaatctggagaaactGGCCTAccccctgttttatttaactcCTCCAGCCCGGACTCCTCTGTGCAGTGGGATGGGTCAGTTCACATTAAGAGCGTACAGGAGGAAGATAAAGGCGTGTACCGGTGTTCAGGAAATGTGAAGGGTGCTAATGGAAGAAGCATGACCATAGAGAGAACCATGCAGCTAGTCACTGCTCTTG TTCGGAGTTCATACAAAAATGACAGACTGACTCTGTCCTGCCTCATAAGCAGTGCCGACCTGGTCACAGAATACGAGTGGATCTATTTAAGCTATGGTGTGAACGACACTCAGACGATGACCCCGGTCCAGAGGTCTACATCAAATGTGCTGATCATCTCAAGAGCCGATGAGAAACCCCCCGGAGCCTGGGTGTGTCGTTACTATAACGAAAAGCAGCTTCTGGGAAATGTAACTCACCCCCTGCAAATGATGA GTGGTCTGGAGGGACATGAGAAATCTGGAAATGGTTCCAAAGTGGCCATAATCATGTGCGTCTGCTTCCTGCTACTGCTGTTGCCCCTGATTTTGCTGCAGATGTACAAAAACCATCGCAGG AGAAAAATGATCCTGCAGTATCCGGCTATGGAAACCATCGTTCACCAAGCTGCTACTAAACGAGAATTTCAAGAGAGAAGCAAAGCGAGTGAAAAAGCTAAAAACGCTCCCCGTGGAGAAGATTCTAGTGCTGCGTGTGTGTGA